The DNA window TTCTCGCATATTGCGCTTTCCCTGCGGAGCAGAATGGCCAGCGACGTTGGTCTCTGCTGTTTTATACTGATGTGTCCCGGTTTTAcggttcctttttttttgcaagtgGAAACCCGCCGTTCTGGAACAGCGAAAATCGCCATGCAACACCGCGAACGGGTAAACAAAGAACTAGTCCTGGCAAACAGATTGGTTTTCACCGCTGATTGGTGGACGCCCAGAGGTGTCCGTGGGTTGTAAAAAGTGTGTGGTCACTTTGACCAATGAAATTTGAAATGGTGATTAAGAGTGAAAATTGAAGCTAAGCGCAAATATCCTGCAAACAAACTTGATAACGACGGTGATGTAATTTTCTCAATGACATATTTAGGTGAACTGTGTACTTAGAAAACTTTTCACTAAGTTTAATAAATTTCCGATACAGCTTGAACTTGCAATTTTCAGAACCGACTTacttaaaattgatttttcaagCAAAGGAAAGTTTGTGAAATAAAATCAAGTGCAGCGAAAAGGTCAGAGATAATAAAATTCCGGGACAAACTATTTAAATCCCCATCCAAActgaattaaaacaaaaattaacaaTGAAATACCCAAATGTCGCCGACCAAAGATGCacttcagtttcagtttcccAAACCGAAGCACTCTGGCCCGGATTTACTCTTAAAAGCACATTCATGTTCCAAACGTCAAGTCGAGAGGTCCCCACCTCCATCGCAACCACCCACATTGAATGGCACGTGCATTGGGAATCAGTTAAACTTGCACATTATACTAATTGAAAACAGGAAGAGCCACGAACCCAGTAGCCAGGCTAGAAAGGAGTGCCAGGATGGATGGCGATAATGACTTTGCGGTTGCGTTTGCGGTTGCGGTTACACACTAATTGCAACATAGAGTATGCAAACAGGACGGGGCTGATCCCTTTGATTGAAAATTCAGGTCCGGCGAGAACCGTTACGAAGTTAATGCGTTTGGAATGCAATTAGTGAGACTCGTTTTTTCGGGTGGCCAAGGTCTACCCCTTACTCCCTGATTTTGTCTATTCTGTGGCAAAAGTTTTCACCACTTTTGCCAATAGTTCACTTAGCTGTCACAACAAAGCGCACATTGTGCGACTTATGACACACAACCCCACTCCCATTTACAGTTCAGAGGTCGTTTCAGCCAATGACATTGGCATGTCAACTGGTCATTGTCAACGTCCTCCAACTAAGTCATCTGCACTTGCATAACCCGGCTGACATGGTATGCTTGATTTATTGTACTCATCCGGCACCCTTTTGGGTGCAGAAACTTAATTAGAAAGTCTTATTAAGCTCgggcatttaaattaatggtAAAAAAACAAAGTCATAACTTTACCTTGCATAGAAACTTCGTTTAGTCAATAGAAAGGGAAAACTGGAAAAAGCGAAGATAAAATATCTCAGAAGGACATATTCCCCATAAATTAGGCAAGGCTACCGAACAACGGAGTATTAGAATCATAATCCGCTAAGGTAACTTTGAAGGTCGGTTATATTTGTTTTGTGGGAGGGTGTGTGGTCGCTGGGTGGCTATGGGCGGTGTATGGGTGAGCCACTTGAACGAGCTTATACGGCGGCTTGTCCTACTTACGGGCTTGGCACATGACCTCAAGCCTTTGGCTGGTCCATTTGTACGCGCATTATCATTAACATGAGCAGCATTAGCATATTAATAAGCCCACCAAAATACATAATAAACCCCCATCTAATAAGCTGACCGCGGTAGGTAGCCTCGTTCCAGCGAATGTGTGTTTATTAGGGGAAATTACTTTGCCAAAAAATTACCAACCATAATGAACAAGGTTTTTGTGAATTTGTTTATCTTTGCTTTTATATTCCTTGTAAATTTCATTAGCATATCCCACATAGATTTGTCTTATTTCGGATAAAAAAGTATATAGATGGTatttaaatcaaatgaaatgatCAACATTTCGGAGTTCGAATTTCCCATTAAGTTagatatttaaaatgtaaaaaagaataataacaaaatattttaaatatttcaggtgAACGTAAAATCTAATAACAGTATGCATTGTGTAATTatcattatattttattctgcTGACGAGTAAACTTTTCTTGCCATATCCCTTTTGCCCAAAACACAACGCATTAAATATTAACCTCGATTTTTTTGTATTACCCACAGATAATCACACCCACTCGTTCGCTGGTGCTCTGCGCCGAGTCCCGCCGCGAAATGGAGGATTGGCTGGGCAGCCTAAAAACGGCGACGGCGCCGCAGAGGCCTCGTGGTGACAGCTTTCTTATCGAGCAGCACGACATCCTGTCCAACCACCACCACTGGTACGCCACCTCCCACGCCCGCCCCACCTACTGCAATGTGTGCAGGGACGCCCTTTCCGGGGTCACCTCCCACGGACTCAGCTGCGAGGTGTGCAAGTGCAAGGTGCACAAGCGGTGTGCGGCCAAGTCGATAGCCAACTGCAAGTGGACAACGCTAGCTAGTGTGGGCAAGGACATCATCGAGCAGGCGGACGGCATCATCATGCCGCATCAGTGGATGGAGGGCAACCTGCCGGTGTCCTCCATGTGTGCCGTCTGCAAAAAGACCTGCGGGTCCGTGCTAAGACTCCAGGATTGGCGGTGCCTGTGGTGTCGGGCCACCGTCCATGTGGCTTGTCGTCCCCAAATGGCTGTGGCCTGTCCAATCGGACCTGCCAAGTTGTCGGTGGTTCCTCCAACCAGCGTCCACTCCATCAGCACCGATGACGCCTGGGATGTGGCCAGTCCCAAGGGCAACTTTTCGCCCCTGCTGGTCTTCGTGAACTCCAAGTCTGGAGACAATCAAGGAGTGAAGTTCCTGCGGCGCTTTAAGCAGCTACTGAATCCTGCACAAGTCTTTGATCTAATCTCTACTGGTCCGAGTCTGGGATTACGGCTCTTCCGACACTTCGAGATGTTCCGTATTCTGGTCTGCTCCGGTGACGGATCAGTAGGCTGGGTTCTTAGCGAGATCGATCGCTTTAACATGCATGTAAGTTGttatatatgcatatttcTATGCACTACATTTTACCAAGTAGTAATAAAATAATCACAGACTGTTTCAattttacatatgtattctataaaatattattttctcctCTAAATAAACAGAAACAATGTCAGGTGGCCGTGATGCCTTTAGGGACGGGCAACGATCTGGCCAGAGTTTTGGGTTGGGGCTCCAGCTGCGACGACGACACCCACCTGCCGCAGATTCTAGAGCGGTACGAGTCGGCCAGCACCAAGATGCTGGATCGCTGGAGCATCATGGTCTTCGAAAAGGCTATTCCCGTGCCCAAAACACCCAAGATGTCCATCAGCACAGAGCAGGAAGCGATGCTCACTGGCATGGTGACATCGGCCAACCATCACCTGCGCTTCATAGTGGAAACTAATGACACCCAGACCCTGATCAGCTCCACGCGGAATCTCTGCGACACCGTTGACGACCTGGTCTGCCGCATCTCGGAACACCACAAGGATGACGAACAGCTGGCCGTCAAGTGTGACATTCTCAGGCAGAAACTTAACATGCTGCTGGATGCTCTGCAGGAGGAGGAAATCGGTGCCCACAGTGGCGACGATTTGATAGCCACCATCAGGAGTCTTATTGCGAGAAGTATTCCGGTGACACCAGGATCCAACGCCTACCTGCTGTAAGTAACTATACgagattttaattaaaaatcaactTCCTATTCCATAAAATTGAATATCAATTTATAATTGGACATTATTATCTATAACCCCTCCCTACCAGCAATCCAAACATATCAATCGAAAAGACGGAAAAGGATCAAATTAATTCAAAGGAGCGCAGAAATAGTCGATCCCTTCGCTCTAGCGAGAAAGAGGCTCTCCAGTGCCGTGCCAATAGCGTCAAGCGAGCCATCTACAATGTTGTGGAGCACTCGGAACCAGGACGCCCTAAACGCTACCAGCGAAAGTTGTCCATCACACCGTTTGAGGCCCTGAAGCTACCTACAAACGCATCCGGAGAATCAACACCCTGCACCTCCCCATTACCGATAATTCCACCCATCAATATTATCTCTCCCACCATGGAAACCTCACGTCTCACCTGCATTTCCCCTCTGCCTGATACCCGACGAGATTCCGTTGATGAGAACTTCTTTAACAGCATAAATTTGCCGGCTCCGCGTCAATTTGCGGATAGTCGTAGGAGCTCTGGTGTGGAAGTGATCCAGGAGATCGAGGAGGGCGCCAATGGGGAGACCGTGTACCGAAGAAGTCGCATGTCCCTGACCGGTGGAGCTAATATCGATGATGCCGGTAATCGATTGTCACCCTGCAGCGATGGAGGCGAAAATACGCCCACCGAGCGCAAACTGGACTTCCTTAGGGTCCCGATCCACACTGGCGAACCTATAGTAGACCCCTTATGCGATTATCGTCCCCACGAGGTTTTCGAGCGCAACTACTACATGACCCGGGAAATGGACAAAGACAAGGAAAAGGACAAGGAGAAGGACAAACCCGTGGAGATTGACATCGAAAAGGATACATGTGTGGAGAAAGAGGGCAGCATGCCTGAGGAGAAGCTGGTGCATACATGCAACCTTCAGGTACCCGGAGTTGTCGTTACCCCAAACCCCCAAAATGTTTACTCAAGCGCCAGCATTACAATCATTGACACCGATGCACAGACCACTACCGTACGTGTCTCATTGTCGAAATGTGATCCCCCCCCACCATGATCGCCTAACCTTTTCTAACCCTTACAGGAGCAATCCTCTTCAGATGATCTGGGTGGCGAAGCCAGCGATGTTCTGTCTGCCATTAGCAACGAAGAGTGCAGCGTGGCTTCTGAAATATTTGACAAGCAGGACGCAGGACAAACCGTGGGTGATATCATTCAGGTGAGAATAGTTTTACTTTGTTAAATTGCAACTTCAatctttaaaatgtttaatcggcttaagaactgcatttttatgtaaataaataataaagaatGTGGGTCCACCCGGGGTCGACCTTTATTTTATCCAATTCcgttttttttacttttctaACATTCTCTTTAATCCAGAATATGGATGCCAGCAACTTCACACACATTGACTCCCCAGAGACGAGCGATGAAACGGAGGCCATGCCTGGCGAGAGCATCATGGACGACATAAGCTCGGTACTGGGTCACGATATAACCTATGCCCTGCAAGACAACACACTTACCGACGACACCACCACTCTATGCTCGGAACATGTGGGACCACCGAAACCTCCTCGCAAGAAGTCATTGAGCGCCCTAAGCCGCACCCAGGCTCATCCACGGCGGCGCAACTCTTCTCCACCGAGAATTGCGCGATTGGCGCGAATGGACAGCGATGATAATCCCCAGCAATTCGGATTTGAAAATATCGTTTTCGAGATCGACAATAGGTGTGACGACCAGAAGATGAGGGAGCCACCGCGCTACTGCAGCCTGGCGCAGTTCGTGGAAGGTAACGATATAGCGCGTCAAAGCTTCAAGGTAGGTATAGCCGATCAAGTTGGATTAGCTGTATGTCTAGTTTGTAAATAGCGTATAGAGTATCTAGAGTTGTTCTGTATGGTTGTCGGCAGTGATGAGATATGGCCACTTATGGTAAACTCTTTGTTGCTCTACGTTTGCTTCTTTCTTAAACTTTTCTTTTTCGGCTGTTCAATCGAATCAACCAATATCTAACAAAATATTAACCCGTCCAAAATCGAACtaacaaaaccaaaccaaaccgaaccaaaACTGAAACCAATCCTGCAATGTACAAAAACCATCGACTACTTACTATAATCCTGCTCCCGCTGAAGCGTCCCAAAAAGCGCATCTCACTGAAAAAACCCAAACCAACTACAACCACTGAAATCGTATCTCAACAGCAGCTTATGCTAGAACAACATCGAGGTGGAGACAACGATAGCGAATATCCGGAGCACCAGCAAACTCCAACGAATAAAGGGGCCAATTTACTGATCACCACCAGCGAGGACGAGCTGTCCACGCAGACGGCCATCAAAATAGAAATACAAGACATTGATGCCACTGTGCGCAACCTCAACAGCAGCATGAAGCCCAATACGATCTTGACCACGTCGACATCGCCCACGAAGAAATCGGGCCATGGACAAGATGTAAAGCGCATTACTTTTGATGAGTCGTGTAAGAAAGAATCCTTTGATGATGTAAATCCCAACTATCCACAGATAAGTGTTGTTGTGAGGCCGCCGACGCCGTTGCGCGGTGACTCCACCAAGCCCACGGTATCGCTCCTGCCGGTCTCCTCCGGCGGAGCCATGGCCGTGTCCATGACCTGCTCCGGAATGCTGGGGGTGCGAGCCATGAACGCCTCTGAGATCAGGCGACACTCGAGCCACGCCCCCGGTCTGGCTGTCCGCGAGTTCGACAAGGACAAGGACCGCCGGCACTCCGGCTTCAATCCCAACCAGCTGACACTCGATCCGGAGCACGCCCGCTTCCTCAGCAGCTCGCCGGCGGCTAGTCGCAGGATCAGCTGCGGCAGCCTCTTCAAGGTGAGTCTACGAGCAAACCACCTCCTCCTCAGCGTCTCTCTACAACCAGTTCCCCATATTGCACGCCTTTAACAAAAGTGGcacaacatatttttttttcaaacattctacaataattgaaaaaatatcattataaagaaaagataaaaagaaaaaccgaaCATCTTATGAATTTGTATTTAACTATGCC is part of the Drosophila sechellia strain sech25 chromosome 3R, ASM438219v1, whole genome shotgun sequence genome and encodes:
- the LOC6614297 gene encoding diacylglycerol kinase eta isoform X3, encoding MSHLKLDTLHVQRSPRGSRRSSRSSGRSSACSSGSISPVPIIPIISISHDGDESESESEIETEPARLFQRRMSIKCTNNLAAIIKEGFLLKHTWSFQRWRRRYFRLKRNMLFYAKDEKCDVFDDIDLSDLCYFECGIKNVNHSFQIITPTRSLVLCAESRREMEDWLGSLKTATAPQRPRGDSFLIEQHDILSNHHHWYATSHARPTYCNVCRDALSGVTSHGLSCEVCKCKVHKRCAAKSIANCKWTTLASVGKDIIEQADGIIMPHQWMEGNLPVSSMCAVCKKTCGSVLRLQDWRCLWCRATVHVACRPQMAVACPIGPAKLSVVPPTSVHSISTDDAWDVASPKGNFSPLLVFVNSKSGDNQGVKFLRRFKQLLNPAQVFDLISTGPSLGLRLFRHFEMFRILVCSGDGSVGWVLSEIDRFNMHKQCQVAVMPLGTGNDLARVLGWGSSCDDDTHLPQILERYESASTKMLDRWSIMVFEKAIPVPKTPKMSISTEQEAMLTGMVTSANHHLRFIVETNDTQTLISSTRNLCDTVDDLVCRISEHHKDDEQLAVKCDILRQKLNMLLDALQEEEIGAHSGDDLIATIRSLIARSIPVTPGSNAYLLNPNISIEKTEKDQINSKERRNSRSLRSSEKEALQCRANSVKRAIYNVVEHSEPGRPKRYQRKLSITPFEALKLPTNASGESTPCTSPLPIIPPINIISPTMETSRLTCISPLPDTRRDSVDENFFNSINLPAPRQFADSRRSSGVEVIQEIEEGANGETVYRRSRMSLTGGANIDDAGNRLSPCSDGGENTPTERKLDFLRVPIHTGEPIVDPLCDYRPHEVFERNYYMTREMDKDKEKDKEKDKPVEIDIEKDTCVEKEGSMPEEKLVHTCNLQVPGVVVTPNPQNVYSSASITIIDTDAQTTTEQSSSDDLGGEASDVLSAISNEECSVASEIFDKQDAGQTVGDIIQNMDASNFTHIDSPETSDETEAMPGESIMDDISSVLGHDITYALQDNTLTDDTTTLCSEHVGPPKPPRKKSLSALSRTQAHPRRRNSSPPRIARLARMDSDDNPQQFGFENIVFEIDNRCDDQKMREPPRYCSLAQFVEGNDIARQSFKRPKKRISLKKPKPTTTTEIVSQQQLMLEQHRGGDNDSEYPEHQQTPTNKGANLLITTSEDELSTQTAIKIEIQDIDATVRNLNSSMKPNTILTTSTSPTKKSGHGQDVKRITFDESCKKESFDDVNPNYPQISVVVRPPTPLRGDSTKPTVSLLPVSSGGAMAVSMTCSGMLGVRAMNASEIRRHSSHAPGLAVREFDKDKDRRHSGFNPNQLTLDPEHARFLSSSPAASRRISCGSLFKPNEALPNLQTLKGSKSSLFMGSTLFGFDHLASAEKDKEEKGGKDKEKTPTEETNRKLPIINPLVRLPNWPNLANGGGFISKCLLANADTLCAAVSPLMDPDETLLAGYHEKCVMNNYFGIGIDAKISLDFHNKREEHPEKCRSRARNYMWYGVLGSKQLLQKTCKNLEQRVQLECDGQRIPLPELQGIVILNIPSFMGGTNFWGSSKKDDIFLPPSFDDRVLEVVAVFGSVQMAASRLINLQHHRIAQCQSVQINILGDEEIPIQVDGEAWLQPPGMIRILHKNRVQMLCRNRSLELSLKSWQEKQRQHSISIQRDASSTASEHANSTDEVISERECYVLLNFIEAVSSLVKWVKFLIISHPALQHDLYEVACRASEALESIHPQGKLLEGPSLRTKLVEVIDSSRQLYDDACTLLRDRGHSLILREDLETKLSAALANMEMELKKCSVQKCIDGKLRAYFNVLAPNEESDGRRKSRPFWVRLRSGSTAGQQAFKPPLTNTREAANNWSVNEVVTWLETMQLSEYVDSFLKNDIRGKELLTLGRRDLKDLGVVKVGHVKRILQAIKDLSEN
- the LOC6614297 gene encoding diacylglycerol kinase eta isoform X4, with translation MSHLKLDTLHVQRSPRGSRRSSRSSGRSSACSSGSISPVPIIPIISISHDGDESESESEIETEPARLFQRRMSIKCTNNLAAIIKEGFLLKHTWSFQRWRRRYFRLKRNMLFYAKDEKCDVFDDIDLSDLCYFECGIKNVNHSFQIITPTRSLVLCAESRREMEDWLGSLKTATAPQRPRGDSFLIEQHDILSNHHHWYATSHARPTYCNVCRDALSGVTSHGLSCEVCKCKVHKRCAAKSIANCKWTTLASVGKDIIEQADGIIMPHQWMEGNLPVSSMCAVCKKTCGSVLRLQDWRCLWCRATVHVACRPQMAVACPIGPAKLSVVPPTSVHSISTDDAWDVASPKGNFSPLLVFVNSKSGDNQGVKFLRRFKQLLNPAQVFDLISTGPSLGLRLFRHFEMFRILVCSGDGSVGWVLSEIDRFNMHKQCQVAVMPLGTGNDLARVLGWGSSCDDDTHLPQILERYESASTKMLDRWSIMVFEKAIPVPKTPKMSISTEQEAMLTGMVTSANHHLRFIVETNDTQTLISSTRNLCDTVDDLVCRISEHHKDDEQLAVKCDILRQKLNMLLDALQEEEIGAHSGDDLIATIRSLIARSIPVTPGSNAYLLNPNISIEKTEKDQINSKERRNSRSLRSSEKEALQCRANSVKRAIYNVVEHSEPGRPKRYQRKLSITPFEALKLPTNASGESTPCTSPLPIIPPINIISPTMETSRLTCISPLPDTRRDSVDENFFNSINLPAPRQFADSRRSSGVEVIQEIEEGANGETVYRRSRMSLTGGANIDDAGNRLSPCSDGGENTPTERKLDFLRVPIHTGEPIVDPLCDYRPHEVFERNYYMTREMDKDKEKDKEKDKPVEIDIEKDTCVEKEGSMPEEKLVHTCNLQVPGVVVTPNPQNVYSSASITIIDTDAQTTTEQSSSDDLGGEASDVLSAISNEECSVASEIFDKQDAGQTVGDIIQNMDASNFTHIDSPETSDETEAMPGESIMDDISSVLGHDITYALQDNTLTDDTTTLCSEHVGPPKPPRKKSLSALSRTQAHPRRRNSSPPRIARLARMDSDDNPQQFGFENIVFEIDNRCDDQKMREPPRYCSLAQFVEGNDIARQSFKQLMLEQHRGGDNDSEYPEHQQTPTNKGANLLITTSEDELSTQTAIKIEIQDIDATVRNLNSSMKPNTILTTSTSPTKKSGHGQDVKRITFDESCKKESFDDVNPNYPQISVVVRPPTPLRGDSTKPTVSLLPVSSGGAMAVSMTCSGMLGVRAMNASEIRRHSSHAPGLAVREFDKDKDRRHSGFNPNQLTLDPEHARFLSSSPAASRRISCGSLFKPNEALPNLQTLKGSKSSLFMGSTLFGFDHLASAEKDKEEKGGKDKEKTPTEETNRKLPIINPLVRLPNWPNLANGGGFISKCLLANADTLCAAVSPLMDPDETLLAGYHEKCVMNNYFGIGIDAKISLDFHNKREEHPEKCRSRARNYMWYGVLGSKQLLQKTCKNLEQRVQLECDGQRIPLPELQGIVILNIPSFMGGTNFWGSSKKDDIFLPPSFDDRVLEVVAVFGSVQMAASRLINLQHHRIAQCQSVQINILGDEEIPIQVDGEAWLQPPGMIRILHKNRVQMLCRNRSLELSLKSWQEKQRQHSISIQRDASSTASEHANSTDEVISERECYVLLNFIEAVSSLVKWVKFLIISHPALQHDLYEVACRASEALESIHPQGKLLEGPSLRTKLVEVIDSSRQLYDDACTLLRDRGHSLILREDLETKLSAALANMEMELKKCSVQKCIDGKLRAYFNVLAPNEESDGRRKSRPFWVRLRSGSTAGQQAFKPPLTNTREAANNWSVNEVVTWLETMQLSEYVDSFLKNDIRGKELLTLGRRDLKDLGVVKVGHVKRILQAIKDLSEN
- the LOC6614297 gene encoding diacylglycerol kinase eta isoform X1, which gives rise to MSHLKLDTLHVQRSPRGSRRSSRSSGRSSACSSGSISPVPIIPIISISHDGDESESESEIETEPARLFQRRMSIKCTNNLAAIIKEGFLLKHTWSFQRWRRRYFRLKRNMLFYAKDEKCDVFDDIDLSDLCYFECGIKNVNHSFQIITPTRSLVLCAESRREMEDWLGSLKTATAPQRPRGDSFLIEQHDILSNHHHWYATSHARPTYCNVCRDALSGVTSHGLSCEVCKCKVHKRCAAKSIANCKWTTLASVGKDIIEQADGIIMPHQWMEGNLPVSSMCAVCKKTCGSVLRLQDWRCLWCRATVHVACRPQMAVACPIGPAKLSVVPPTSVHSISTDDAWDVASPKGNFSPLLVFVNSKSGDNQGVKFLRRFKQLLNPAQVFDLISTGPSLGLRLFRHFEMFRILVCSGDGSVGWVLSEIDRFNMHKQCQVAVMPLGTGNDLARVLGWGSSCDDDTHLPQILERYESASTKMLDRWSIMVFEKAIPVPKTPKMSISTEQEAMLTGMVTSANHHLRFIVETNDTQTLISSTRNLCDTVDDLVCRISEHHKDDEQLAVKCDILRQKLNMLLDALQEEEIGAHSGDDLIATIRSLIARSIPVTPGSNAYLLNPNISIEKTEKDQINSKERRNSRSLRSSEKEALQCRANSVKRAIYNVVEHSEPGRPKRYQRKLSITPFEALKLPTNASGESTPCTSPLPIIPPINIISPTMETSRLTCISPLPDTRRDSVDENFFNSINLPAPRQFADSRRSSGVEVIQEIEEGANGETVYRRSRMSLTGGANIDDAGNRLSPCSDGGENTPTERKLDFLRVPIHTGEPIVDPLCDYRPHEVFERNYYMTREMDKDKEKDKEKDKPVEIDIEKDTCVEKEGSMPEEKLVHTCNLQVPGVVVTPNPQNVYSSASITIIDTDAQTTTEQSSSDDLGGEASDVLSAISNEECSVASEIFDKQDAGQTVGDIIQNMDASNFTHIDSPETSDETEAMPGESIMDDISSVLGHDITYALQDNTLTDDTTTLCSEHVGPPKPPRKKSLSALSRTQAHPRRRNSSPPRIARLARMDSDDNPQQFGFENIVFEIDNRCDDQKMREPPRYCSLAQFVEGNDIARQSFKQLMLEQHRGGDNDSEYPEHQQTPTNKGANLLITTSEDELSTQTAIKIEIQDIDATVRNLNSSMKPNTILTTSTSPTKKSGHGQDVKRITFDESCKKESFDDVNPNYPQISVVVRPPTPLRGDSTKPTVSLLPVSSGGAMAVSMTCSGMLGVRAMNASEIRRHSSHAPGLAVREFDKDKDRRHSGFNPNQLTLDPEHARFLSSSPAASRRISCGSLFKKKNKQIATKRSYGLFSVRFFVVAEPDFRLATLALIRPLIPLPNEALPNLQTLKGSKSSLFMGSTLFGFDHLASAEKDKEEKGGKDKEKTPTEETNRKLPIINPLVRLPNWPNLANGGGFISKCLLANADTLCAAVSPLMDPDETLLAGYHEKCVMNNYFGIGIDAKISLDFHNKREEHPEKCRSRARNYMWYGVLGSKQLLQKTCKNLEQRVQLECDGQRIPLPELQGIVILNIPSFMGGTNFWGSSKKDDIFLPPSFDDRVLEVVAVFGSVQMAASRLINLQHHRIAQCQSVQINILGDEEIPIQVDGEAWLQPPGMIRILHKNRVQMLCRNRSLELSLKSWQEKQRQHSISIQRDASSTASEHANSTDEVISERECYVLLNFIEAVSSLVKWVKFLIISHPALQHDLYEVACRASEALESIHPQGKLLEGPSLRTKLVEVIDSSRQLYDDACTLLRDRGHSLILREDLETKLSAALANMEMELKKCSVQKCIDGKLRAYFNVLAPNEESDGRRKSRPFWVRLRSGSTAGQQAFKPPLTNTREAANNWSVNEVVTWLETMQLSEYVDSFLKNDIRGKELLTLGRRDLKDLGVVKVGHVKRILQAIKDLSEN
- the LOC6614297 gene encoding diacylglycerol kinase eta isoform X2 — its product is MSHLKLDTLHVQRSPRGSRRSSRSSGRSSACSSGSISPVPIIPIISISHDGDESESESEIETEPARLFQRRMSIKCTNNLAAIIKEGFLLKHTWSFQRWRRRYFRLKRNMLFYAKDEKCDVFDDIDLSDLCYFECGIKNVNHSFQIITPTRSLVLCAESRREMEDWLGSLKTATAPQRPRGDSFLIEQHDILSNHHHWYATSHARPTYCNVCRDALSGVTSHGLSCEVCKCKVHKRCAAKSIANCKWTTLASVGKDIIEQADGIIMPHQWMEGNLPVSSMCAVCKKTCGSVLRLQDWRCLWCRATVHVACRPQMAVACPIGPAKLSVVPPTSVHSISTDDAWDVASPKGNFSPLLVFVNSKSGDNQGVKFLRRFKQLLNPAQVFDLISTGPSLGLRLFRHFEMFRILVCSGDGSVGWVLSEIDRFNMHKQCQVAVMPLGTGNDLARVLGWGSSCDDDTHLPQILERYESASTKMLDRWSIMVFEKAIPVPKTPKMSISTEQEAMLTGMVTSANHHLRFIVETNDTQTLISSTRNLCDTVDDLVCRISEHHKDDEQLAVKCDILRQKLNMLLDALQEEEIGAHSGDDLIATIRSLIARSIPVTPGSNAYLLNPNISIEKTEKDQINSKERRNSRSLRSSEKEALQCRANSVKRAIYNVVEHSEPGRPKRYQRKLSITPFEALKLPTNASGESTPCTSPLPIIPPINIISPTMETSRLTCISPLPDTRRDSVDENFFNSINLPAPRQFADSRRSSGVEVIQEIEEGANGETVYRRSRMSLTGGANIDDAGNRLSPCSDGGENTPTERKLDFLRVPIHTGEPIVDPLCDYRPHEVFERNYYMTREMDKDKEKDKEKDKPVEIDIEKDTCVEKEGSMPEEKLVHTCNLQVPGVVVTPNPQNVYSSASITIIDTDAQTTTEQSSSDDLGGEASDVLSAISNEECSVASEIFDKQDAGQTVGDIIQNMDASNFTHIDSPETSDETEAMPGESIMDDISSVLGHDITYALQDNTLTDDTTTLCSEHVGPPKPPRKKSLSALSRTQAHPRRRNSSPPRIARLARMDSDDNPQQFGFENIVFEIDNRCDDQKMREPPRYCSLAQFVEGNDIARQSFKRPKKRISLKKPKPTTTTEIVSQQQLMLEQHRGGDNDSEYPEHQQTPTNKGANLLITTSEDELSTQTAIKIEIQDIDATVRNLNSSMKPNTILTTSTSPTKKSGHGQDISVVVRPPTPLRGDSTKPTVSLLPVSSGGAMAVSMTCSGMLGVRAMNASEIRRHSSHAPGLAVREFDKDKDRRHSGFNPNQLTLDPEHARFLSSSPAASRRISCGSLFKKKNKQIATKRSYGLFSVRFFVVAEPDFRLATLALIRPLIPLPNEALPNLQTLKGSKSSLFMGSTLFGFDHLASAEKDKEEKGGKDKEKTPTEETNRKLPIINPLVRLPNWPNLANGGGFISKCLLANADTLCAAVSPLMDPDETLLAGYHEKCVMNNYFGIGIDAKISLDFHNKREEHPEKCRSRARNYMWYGVLGSKQLLQKTCKNLEQRVQLECDGQRIPLPELQGIVILNIPSFMGGTNFWGSSKKDDIFLPPSFDDRVLEVVAVFGSVQMAASRLINLQHHRIAQCQSVQINILGDEEIPIQVDGEAWLQPPGMIRILHKNRVQMLCRNRSLELSLKSWQEKQRQHSISIQRDASSTASEHANSTDEVISERECYVLLNFIEAVSSLVKWVKFLIISHPALQHDLYEVACRASEALESIHPQGKLLEGPSLRTKLVEVIDSSRQLYDDACTLLRDRGHSLILREDLETKLSAALANMEMELKKCSVQKCIDGKLRAYFNVLAPNEESDGRRKSRPFWVRLRSGSTAGQQAFKPPLTNTREAANNWSVNEVVTWLETMQLSEYVDSFLKNDIRGKELLTLGRRDLKDLGVVKVGHVKRILQAIKDLSEN